One Solibacillus sp. R5-41 DNA segment encodes these proteins:
- the recG gene encoding ATP-dependent DNA helicase RecG, giving the protein MRRRRWRELIHEPVSSLKGVGKETAENLEKLGIHTIADLIWTFPYRHEDFRLKDLVETPHNERVTIEARVESAPTALFLGKNKSRLQFTALAGRHLVKVVFFNQNYLRQKLAPGMVVTVTGKWDRGRQVIVGSSVSFGPKTEQVDFEPVYSLKGNIQQKRFRKYMRQALDVAAAELAESLPLKLREDYQLLAVQEALEGVHFPTDAQHSKQARRRFVYEELLDFQLRIQALRKVNKENEKGISIHYNLIKLKEFIATLPYELTGAQKRVVNEICKDLLLQQRMNRLLQGDVGSGKTVVAALGLYAAVTAGFQGALMAPTEILAEQHAESLHTWFDPIGVKVALLSGSTKAKARRELLAQLANGEIDILIGTHALIQPDVVFHKLGFVITDEQHRFGVEQRRVLREKGENPDVLFMTATPIPRTLAITAFGEMDVSIIDELPAGRKEIETHWMKKEQMNSVLMRMAKELEAGRQAYVITPLIEESEKLDVQNAVEAYEHLQAYFGNKFKVGLMHGKLHSDEKDAVMRAFSDGTIHVLVSTTVVEVGVNVPNATFMTIYDAERFGLAQLHQLRGRVGRGEHQSYCVLIADPKTDEGKERMTSMTETNDGFRLAEKDLELRGSGDFFGKRQSGLPEFKLADLVHDYRALEIARQDAARMLYDEDFWQQPDYAVLREKLVDSGILEGERID; this is encoded by the coding sequence ATGCGTAGAAGGAGGTGGCGGGAGTTGATACATGAACCAGTATCGAGTTTAAAAGGAGTCGGTAAGGAAACTGCGGAAAATCTAGAGAAGCTGGGTATTCATACGATTGCTGATTTAATATGGACATTTCCTTATCGGCATGAAGATTTCCGTTTAAAAGATTTAGTGGAGACGCCCCATAATGAACGCGTTACGATTGAGGCGCGTGTTGAAAGTGCCCCTACAGCTTTATTTTTAGGGAAGAATAAATCGCGTTTACAATTTACCGCCCTTGCTGGGAGGCATTTAGTAAAGGTCGTATTTTTCAATCAAAATTATTTGCGTCAAAAATTAGCGCCAGGGATGGTCGTCACTGTTACAGGGAAATGGGACCGTGGGCGCCAAGTGATCGTTGGCTCCTCGGTATCCTTTGGACCTAAAACAGAGCAGGTCGATTTTGAACCGGTATATAGTTTAAAAGGGAATATTCAACAAAAACGTTTCCGTAAATATATGCGTCAAGCGCTGGATGTTGCTGCAGCTGAGCTCGCTGAATCTTTACCGTTAAAATTGCGAGAGGACTATCAATTGCTAGCCGTTCAAGAAGCGCTGGAGGGGGTTCACTTTCCAACAGATGCACAGCATTCAAAACAAGCTCGTCGTCGTTTCGTTTATGAGGAATTATTAGATTTTCAGTTGCGCATTCAAGCCTTACGAAAGGTGAATAAGGAAAACGAAAAAGGTATTTCTATTCACTATAATTTAATCAAGCTAAAGGAATTTATCGCGACATTGCCGTATGAATTGACTGGTGCGCAAAAACGGGTTGTCAATGAAATTTGTAAAGATTTATTGCTGCAACAGCGCATGAATCGTTTATTGCAAGGGGATGTAGGGTCAGGAAAAACGGTTGTTGCGGCACTTGGGTTATATGCAGCAGTCACAGCAGGCTTTCAAGGGGCACTTATGGCACCAACCGAAATTTTAGCTGAGCAGCATGCAGAAAGCTTACATACTTGGTTTGATCCAATCGGTGTAAAGGTTGCCTTGCTTTCAGGCTCTACAAAAGCAAAAGCGCGCCGTGAATTATTGGCACAATTAGCAAATGGTGAAATTGATATTCTCATCGGCACACATGCGTTAATTCAACCAGATGTTGTCTTTCATAAATTAGGTTTTGTTATTACGGATGAGCAGCACCGCTTTGGAGTCGAGCAACGTCGGGTTTTGCGTGAAAAGGGTGAAAATCCAGATGTGTTATTTATGACAGCAACACCAATTCCTCGAACACTTGCCATTACAGCATTTGGGGAAATGGACGTTTCAATTATTGATGAGTTGCCAGCTGGTCGAAAAGAAATTGAAACGCACTGGATGAAAAAAGAGCAAATGAATAGCGTGTTAATGCGTATGGCAAAGGAATTAGAAGCTGGACGACAAGCGTATGTCATAACACCGTTAATCGAGGAATCCGAAAAGCTGGATGTACAAAATGCAGTAGAGGCATATGAACATTTGCAAGCTTATTTTGGCAATAAATTTAAAGTAGGTTTAATGCATGGAAAACTACATTCAGATGAAAAAGATGCGGTTATGCGTGCGTTTAGTGATGGAACGATTCATGTGTTAGTATCCACAACGGTTGTAGAGGTAGGGGTGAATGTTCCGAATGCGACATTTATGACCATTTATGATGCCGAACGTTTTGGACTAGCACAGCTGCATCAGCTCCGAGGACGAGTAGGGCGTGGTGAACATCAATCGTATTGTGTGTTAATAGCGGATCCAAAAACGGATGAAGGAAAAGAACGAATGACGTCTATGACCGAGACTAATGACGGATTCCGGCTTGCTGAAAAGGATTTGGAATTACGTGGCTCGGGTGATTTTTTCGGGAAAAGACAAAGTGGCCTTCCAGAATTTAAATTAGCAGATCTCGTTCATGATTATCGTGCGCTTGAAATAGCAAGACAAGATGCGGCGCGTATGCTGTATGATGAAGATTTTTGGCAACAACCAGATTATGCTGTGTTAAGAGAAAAACTAGTCGATTCAGGTATTCTTGAAGGAGAACGAATCGATTAA